CGGCCACGTAGCCTATGAAGCCTATGACGAGAAAAAGAAACAACATGATCAAGAGGGCTGTTGTCTTGACCGCTGCATCGGGGTCGAGGAAAGGAATGGCGCCAAGCAGCCAGAGAACATACAGAATAGCTCCTCCTACGGCCAAAAACATGAGCAGATAGCCGAGCAATTTTCCAGTGTTCAAGCTGTCTAGGTGGTTTAACATCTTTTTAATAGTGGTTGCGTTGTGTGATGAAGGATGTCTGTGGACCGTAGGAGGGTTGAAGCTGAACTGCGGGGTAGGACGTTCGATGTTTACATATACGTTTTGAAGGCTGGTCGGCCGGTGGGTGTGAGGGATGTTCAGCGTGGCCTCGGGTTGTCGAGCCCCAGCGTCGCGTTCCATCATCTTGAGAAGCTTCACGGCCTAGGTGTGTTGGAGAAGGATGAAAAAGGGGCATACCGAGCGGTTGAGAAAGTCGATGTCTCCGTTCTTCAGTCATTCATACTCATAGGCGGAAAGCTGCTGCCCCGAATGGCTTTTTACGCAACATTCTTCATAACATTCACGCTCCTCTATCTCATAACCCATCCCGGGTCACCAGACCTCTACGCCACCAGCCTCGGAGCAGCCGCCTCCACAGTAACCCTCTACGAAACCCTGAGAACGTGGCGGAAAAAACCGTTCTAATCTCTGGACTTATGAACCGGGGCGATGTATGGTTGGTGTTGAAGAAGCTTCTGCCTCAGATTTTGGGGGTAGTCGTCGCCGCGACACTGTTTACAGGAATTTTTCTCGCCGACACCTCTCATAGGGCTGAACCCGGTGCCTTGGCGGCTACGCCTGAGATAAAGATACAGCGGGCTGAAACCGTGGATGGGCAGCTTTTTGTCTACATCGGCTTAGGCTCTATAGCCGCCGCCTTCACTGTGTTTGCTATCGTGTCCTTCGCCGTTAGACGGAGACTTTCATAGCTTTGTACATTTGCCTAAGCTTGTTAAAGTCGGTTCCCATGGTCTTGATGTGCACATAGTTTTTCGCCTTGTCTATCGCCCTCTCATACTCTTTACCCAGCCGTGCGAAGTATTTTTCCAGCCTGTCAAGCCAGAAGTTGGCGCCGACGTTTAGTATGGTTGTGGTTAAGATGCGGAATAGGAAATTGTCCTTGGCGATTTTGAAGGCGACGGACTGAGCCATGCGTTTTGTGTTCCTCCAGCAGACATAGATTAGAGCCGCCTGCGCCGGTGTGAGGTTTGCGTAAACATCTGTCAACACGTTTGTTCCCCTTAGGCTTCCGAGGTTGACTAGCGCCATGGGTGTTACCGTGAAGTAGAGGTTCAGCGACGCCATGTAGTTGATGAGGCCGATGGTGTCCCAGCTGTCCTCATCGGTTTCACCCTCCTGCCCCAGTATGATGGTGTATGCTGGTATCCAGTAGGCGGCGTTGTAGACCTTCTGGGCTTCGACGACTATTTCAGCCCAAGTTCCATCGACACCTACTTTCAGGGGCTTGGCCTTGTTAACCATGTGTTTGAGAACGAGTTTATCGCTGCCCGTTTCCAGCCCTATCTGGACGCCGATGTGCTTGTCGGGGCCCGCTCCAACAATTTTCGCCACTCCCATCGCTGCTTCGGGGTCCGCTGCAACGGGTGCGAGCGTTGCATGCATCGGGTTAGCCTTCGAGACATGCTGCATCACAGCCCTGTAAAGCCGGAAAATCGCCTCCTTGTTGGGCCAGAACATGGGGTCACGCACCATGTAGGCCCACTGGTTATCCGTCACAAACCATGCGTTGTTTATCCCGCCACGTAGATTGACCAAAACCTCCTCAACAACCTTCTCAGGCGGATAGTAGCGGAGAGGCCTCGTCGTGACCTCGCAGAAGTCGCAGTCAATTCCGCAGCCACGCATTATCTCCGCTTGTCCGCTTATCGCCGGGTTCACGATGGTGGGGATGTCCTCTATTTTTGGGAGACGGTATCGTGAAGCGGGGTTCCTGCAGATAAACCTGCCGGCATCGTCTTTGACGTAGCGTATAAACGGTCTGCCGTGGGCGTCGAAAGTGGTTGTCTTATGTCCATACATGAAGATGCTGTGGTCGAGGCTGTCCTCTATCAGTTGCTCAAACAGTAGATGAATGATGTCATCCATTTCGCCCTGCACGACATGGTCTATACCAAGCTGTTCAATCATCTCAGGCCTGTGCTCAAACTCCCACTCACCGGAGCCGCCGACCACAACCTTGGCCCTGCTCCCCGTGTTCTTTTTCGCAACCTGTATACGATGCAGCAGGTCTTCGAACTCTTTCGTGACCCATGACTTCTCACGTCCAGCGTTGTTGAACATCAGTGTCAGAGGGCCTAGGCCGAGGGGGTCCATGGTGTTGACGCCGATGATTTTCGTGTCAGGGCCTATGAACCTTGAGACAAGCTTCGGATGTGCCACGACAACCTGTAGCTTTGACTTCTTCACCAGACAGGCCTCTATTTTTCTGATGGCGTAGGGCGCGAGCAGTGCTCGTCCAGCCTCGTCAAAGGGCACGTCGGGAAGGCTTAGATAGTAATAGATAGGTGAAGGGATGAACCTAACCGGGGCACAGGGTAGGAAGCTAAGCAGCGGAAAGTCGTGAAACCTATGACCCAGCGAGGGGTCAAAGGTTAGAACAACCTGCACCATATCCTGAATGCTTGGTGTTGTGGCCGAATATTTAAGCAATAAACACTTTAATAAGGTGTCACCAGTTGTCGATGGTTTGTCCTCCCGGGTTTTGGAGAGAAGTGATTCAAAAAAGGTTTTGGCTGGTGTTTTCGGCGGCTTAGGCGAGTATCTGAACGTTGACCCTAACCTGCTCCGCCTTGTCGGCGTCATTCTCCTGATTGTCTCACCCGCCCTGATGATTGTTCTCTACACCTTTGCGGCGTTGTTGATTCCACGCCGTGGCGGTGTCTCGCCTGTTTCTCCCACGGTTGACATGGCGAGGGTTGGGCCGGTTATCGTTGGGCTGGTTCTGCTTCTGGTGGGTATGTGGTTGATGGGTAACGCACCGTTGTTCATACTCGGATACCCATTTCTCAGAATCACCTTCGCCACAGTAGCCGGCCTCATCATAGCGGTCATAGGCCTGGTGATCTTGGTCGACAACCTCAAGAAGATATAGACCTGTAGCTTCTCTTCAGCAGCACAAGATTGCCTGTGAGCATAGCCGCTGAGATGAGTGTGAATATCCGTCCATAGTCTTGGAGGAAAACAAGAGCTGATAGCCCGGCGCCGTAGAAAGTAGAAGTGTGGAAACAACTCCGCCTCCGCAGCAGGAGAAGAAGGTGAAGAGGGATGGCAACAGAGCCGCGTAGGATGCTGGCAACCGTTTCCCAAGGCTGCAGACACCGTGTCTGTTTAGGTAGATGAGTGCCGCTGTGTTGAGGCTTACCAGAAGTGTCAGCACGGTTAGGGTGATGAATGCCTCGGGGTTGATGGACAGGGCCCAGCCACGGCTTATGTATATGGTTAGGATGGGGAACTGTGGAAACTGGCCTTCGACAACCTCGTAGGAAGGTATAGGAAAGCTTGGTGGAAGTGTGAAGGAAAGGGGGAAAACGATGCCGACCAGAAACAGGTAAGCCACGGCATAAGCCAGACCAGCCCCAGCTCCAGCGGCCCTAGCCCTAGCGTCTCCCCAAACCTCTCGGAAAAAAGCCCACAACCCCATCTTCAACATTCTCCGTAGAGGTATTTTAGCTTCCGTCAAGGCTTCACCATGGTTTGAGGATAGCGCTGGTCGGAATGGGAGTGGTTGGCCAAAGCCTGCTCAGACTCATCGCCGATAACAGGTCCGAGCTGGTCACCCGATATGGGCTGGGTGTCAGGGTGGTCTACGCGGCCGACCGCAGTGGCGCCGTCCATAGACCTACGGGCTTCAGCCCCGAGGAGCTGCTCGAAGCAAAGAAAAAAGGAGGCGTGACACAGGTCGCCGACGCCAAAGTCTTCAACAACATTTTCGACGCTTTGGAGGATGCTGAGGCCGATGTGATGGTCGATGCCACTCCAACAAACATAGTCGACGGCGAGCCTAGCTACAGCATAATACGTAAAGCAATTCTCAACGGAATGGACGTTGTAACAGTCAGCAAAGGAGCGATGGCTCTCTACATGCCTGCTCTCAAGGAGATGGCGAGTAGGCGGCGGATACTGCTCAAATTTAGCGGAACGGTGGGAGGAGGAATGCCTGTTCTCGCCTTCGCCAGAGAATGCAGCAAAGCGGATAGAGTCGAGCAGATAGAGGGCATTCTAAATGGAACCACTAACTATATTCTGACAAGAATGGAGGAAGAGGGTCTCGAGTTTAGGCAGGCGCTCGCCGAGGCCCAACGGCTAGGATATGCGGAGGCCGACCCAACGCTCGATATCAAGGGACTCGACACCGCCTGTAAAATCACAATTCTCGCCAACGAGGTGCTCGGCATGAAGGCGACAATCAACGATGTCAAGGTGACCGGGATAGACACTTTATCCTCTCAAGAGGTAAATAGAGCCCGTATGAGTGGGAAAGCGATGCGGCTGATAGGCTACGCGGGGAACGGTGTGCTGGAGGTCAGTCCTCGGGAAATCGATGCCAAAGACCCTCTGGCCGTGAAAATGGCCATGAACGCTGTCAGGTTCAAAACAACTTACTCGGGAAGCCACGTGATATCGGGGAAAGGTGCGGGGGTGTGGAGACCGCGACCGCCGTAATCCGTGACATCATATCGATTAAGATGTACCGCTCGGAGGCTGGTGAAAAGGTATGAGAATTGTGATGAAATTCGGCGGCTCATCTCTCGCGACAGCCGACCTCATAAAACACTGCTCAACACTGGTCAAACAACACACAGACAAAAACGAGGTAGTGGTTGTCTGCTCAGCTTCAGGCGACACCACAGACGACCTACTACAGCTCGTCGAAACAGCTCGACGCGGACGCAGTGAAGAAGTTGAGCATAGACTTTCGGAGATTGAGGAACATCACCTCGGGTTGCTGGACGCCGTGGTGGATGAACGGGTTAGAGAAGAAACAGGGGAAACCCTGAAACAATGGCTCAGAGAGCTCCGCAGGGCCGTGCTTGGAATACTGTATCTACGCGAGGCCACACCACGCAGCACAGACTACGTTCTCTCATTTGGAGAAAAATTCTCCACTCTTGTCATGGCTGGGGCGCTTAACTCGCTC
The sequence above is drawn from the Candidatus Caldarchaeum subterraneum genome and encodes:
- a CDS encoding regulatory protein, ArsR → MDRRRVEAELRGRTFDVYIYVLKAGRPVGVRDVQRGLGLSSPSVAFHHLEKLHGLGVLEKDEKGAYRAVEKVDVSVLQSFILIGGKLLPRMAFYATFFITFTLLYLITHPGSPDLYATSLGAAASTVTLYETLRTWRKKPF
- a CDS encoding Fe-S oxidoreductase; its protein translation is MVQVVLTFDPSLGHRFHDFPLLSFLPCAPVRFIPSPIYYYLSLPDVPFDEAGRALLAPYAIRKIEACLVKKSKLQVVVAHPKLVSRFIGPDTKIIGVNTMDPLGLGPLTLMFNNAGREKSWVTKEFEDLLHRIQVAKKNTGSRAKVVVGGSGEWEFEHRPEMIEQLGIDHVVQGEMDDIIHLLFEQLIEDSLDHSIFMYGHKTTTFDAHGRPFIRYVKDDAGRFICRNPASRYRLPKIEDIPTIVNPAISGQAEIMRGCGIDCDFCEVTTRPLRYYPPEKVVEEVLVNLRGGINNAWFVTDNQWAYMVRDPMFWPNKEAIFRLYRAVMQHVSKANPMHATLAPVAADPEAAMGVAKIVGAGPDKHIGVQIGLETGSDKLVLKHMVNKAKPLKVGVDGTWAEIVVEAQKVYNAAYWIPAYTIILGQEGETDEDSWDTIGLINYMASLNLYFTVTPMALVNLGSLRGTNVLTDVYANLTPAQAALIYVCWRNTKRMAQSVAFKIAKDNFLFRILTTTILNVGANFWLDRLEKYFARLGKEYERAIDKAKNYVHIKTMGTDFNKLRQMYKAMKVSV
- a CDS encoding phage shock protein C, PspC is translated as MSSRVLERSDSKKVLAGVFGGLGEYLNVDPNLLRLVGVILLIVSPALMIVLYTFAALLIPRRGGVSPVSPTVDMARVGPVIVGLVLLLVGMWLMGNAPLFILGYPFLRITFATVAGLIIAVIGLVILVDNLKKI
- a CDS encoding homoserine dehydrogenase; this translates as MRIALVGMGVVGQSLLRLIADNRSELVTRYGLGVRVVYAADRSGAVHRPTGFSPEELLEAKKKGGVTQVADAKVFNNIFDALEDAEADVMVDATPTNIVDGEPSYSIIRKAILNGMDVVTVSKGAMALYMPALKEMASRRRILLKFSGTVGGGMPVLAFARECSKADRVEQIEGILNGTTNYILTRMEEEGLEFRQALAEAQRLGYAEADPTLDIKGLDTACKITILANEVLGMKATINDVKVTGIDTLSSQEVNRARMSGKAMRLIGYAGNGVLEVSPREIDAKDPLAVKMAMNAVRFKTTYSGSHVISGKGAGVWRPRPP